One Rhizobium sp. 9140 genomic region harbors:
- a CDS encoding HipA N-terminal domain-containing protein: MTVRVLNVWWDGRFVGQFTQDRHGDIGFAYTEDWHEDEKALPRSASLPKRQERFSHRECRPFFGGLLPEESQRLVAAQALGVSPANDFALLDRLGGDVAGALQLLPEDEEPTEAGPITGQQPAFLDDAGIVRILDTLPTRPLLAGQGGLRLSLAGAQSKVPLILIDGQLALPMPGQATTHILSVGPSTL; this comes from the coding sequence GTGACGGTAAGGGTTCTCAATGTGTGGTGGGATGGTCGCTTCGTTGGGCAATTCACCCAAGATAGACATGGCGACATTGGCTTTGCTTACACCGAAGATTGGCATGAGGATGAAAAGGCGCTTCCGCGTTCCGCCTCCCTTCCAAAGCGCCAGGAGCGCTTCTCCCATCGTGAATGCAGACCATTCTTCGGTGGCCTATTGCCCGAGGAAAGCCAGCGTCTGGTCGCGGCCCAGGCGTTGGGAGTCTCACCTGCGAACGACTTCGCACTTCTCGATCGCTTGGGCGGGGACGTCGCTGGCGCGCTTCAGCTTTTGCCGGAAGATGAGGAGCCGACAGAAGCAGGGCCGATCACGGGCCAGCAACCGGCATTTCTGGACGATGCCGGAATTGTTCGGATACTGGACACACTTCCGACACGGCCGTTATTGGCCGGGCAAGGAGGCCTGAGGCTTTCGCTCGCTGGCGCGCAATCCAAGGTACCGCTTATTCTGATAGACGGCCAGCTAGCGCTTCCAATGCCTGGACAGGCAACAACGCATATTCTGAGTGTCGGTCCGAGCACTTTATGA
- a CDS encoding IS5 family transposase (programmed frameshift), translating into MWTIENRGRYDRSKLRYPSDLTDEEWALVEPLIPAGKRGGGKRTVVLREVVNGLMYVLSTGCQWRAVPKDLPPRSTLFGYFDLWNWDGTLGRLHAELYVKCREAMGREASPTAAVIDSQSVKGAEKGGPCIDPCGYDAGKKIKGKKRHILVDTVGLLLNALVHPADIQDRDGGALVLRTLFGRYPFLTKLFADGGYQGPIFAKAQKKARPGLNTEIVKRSDAAKGFEILPRRWVVERTFAWLGRCRRLAKDLENLSTNALAFLKLASIRLMLRRLCAN; encoded by the exons ATGTGGACGATCGAAAACCGCGGACGATATGATCGCAGCAAATTACGATATCCGAGTGATCTGACGGATGAAGAATGGGCTCTTGTCGAGCCGTTGATCCCGGCTGGTAAGCGGGGCGGCGGCAAGCGCACGGTGGTTTTGCGCGAGGTGGTGAACGGCCTCATGTATGTCCTGTCGACAGGTTGCCAGTGGCGGGCGGTGCCAAAAGACTTGCCGCCCCGAAGTACGCTGTTTGGCTATTTCGACCTGTGGAACTGGGACGGGACGCTCGGCCGCCTCCATGCTGAGCTCTATGTGAAATGCCGGGAAGCAATGGGCCGCGAAGCAAGTCCTACGGCTGCGGTGATCGATAGCCAGAGCGTCAAAGGCGCCGAAAAAGGGGGGC CTTGCATCGACCCGTGCGGGTATGATGCGGGGAAAAAGATCAAAGGCAAGAAGCGCCATATTCTTGTCGACACGGTAGGTCTGCTGCTAAACGCCCTGGTCCACCCGGCAGACATTCAAGACCGCGATGGCGGGGCTCTGGTTCTGCGGACATTATTCGGGCGCTATCCGTTTTTGACAAAGCTATTCGCCGACGGCGGCTATCAGGGACCGATCTTTGCCAAGGCACAGAAGAAGGCCAGACCAGGTCTGAACACTGAAATCGTCAAGCGATCCGATGCTGCAAAAGGCTTCGAGATATTGCCACGCCGTTGGGTCGTGGAGCGAACCTTTGCGTGGCTTGGGCGATGCCGGAGACTGGCCAAAGACCTCGAGAACCTATCGACAAATGCGCTCGCCTTCCTCAAACTCGCATCCATCCGCCTGATGCTGCGAAGGCTATGTGCAAACTGA
- a CDS encoding helix-turn-helix transcriptional regulator, whose protein sequence is MAKQVKSPADIGALVRSTRKEQNLRQDELAGVSGVGLRFIVDLEAGKPTAQIGKVLQVLQTLGCSIDILAPGERRK, encoded by the coding sequence AAGTCCAGCCGACATCGGCGCCCTAGTCCGCAGCACACGCAAGGAGCAAAACTTGCGGCAGGACGAGCTTGCCGGCGTTTCGGGCGTCGGCCTCCGGTTCATTGTCGATCTCGAAGCAGGCAAGCCGACAGCACAGATTGGAAAAGTCTTGCAGGTTCTGCAAACACTGGGTTGTTCGATTGACATTTTGGCCCCTGGGGAACGTCGAAAGTGA